The Agromyces atrinae genome window below encodes:
- a CDS encoding LacI family DNA-binding transcriptional regulator, with protein MIEGTGMRAKERRPSLAEVAGEAGVSISTVSKVVNGAPDVADSTRVRVESVLRDKQYMSPKQRSRSDVATVVVVVASSSLSSPLTVEMLRGTMRAAHEAGVELVLLDLPDDVPAVGWLERTKRNGPTAVIALKSRLRTEERAMLAKGGVPLVEVDTYQLPDSDSYSVGATNFAGGMAATQHLIGLGHRRIGFLEGVADTQASVARKHGHLAALASAGILPGDDIVHDGDFTYESGMQAAEELLGRPDRVTAIFAASDAQAAGVLEAARRAGLSVPRDLSVIGFDDQLVARMTAPQLTTIRQPSEAMGSYAVEIAQRLLFGSAPATFHTDLATELVVRDSTAPPEDLENNA; from the coding sequence GTGATCGAAGGGACAGGCATGCGCGCGAAGGAGCGTCGACCATCTCTCGCCGAGGTGGCGGGCGAGGCGGGTGTCTCGATCTCGACCGTCTCGAAGGTCGTGAACGGAGCCCCCGACGTCGCCGACTCGACACGGGTGCGCGTCGAGTCCGTGCTGCGCGACAAGCAGTACATGTCTCCCAAGCAGCGCTCGCGCAGCGACGTCGCGACCGTCGTCGTCGTCGTGGCGAGCTCGAGCCTCTCGTCCCCGCTCACCGTCGAGATGCTCCGCGGCACGATGCGCGCCGCGCACGAGGCGGGCGTCGAGCTCGTCCTGCTCGACCTTCCCGACGACGTGCCCGCCGTGGGATGGCTCGAGCGCACGAAGCGGAACGGCCCGACCGCCGTCATCGCGCTCAAGTCGCGCCTGCGCACGGAGGAGCGCGCGATGCTCGCGAAGGGCGGCGTGCCGCTCGTCGAGGTCGACACCTACCAGTTGCCCGACAGCGACTCGTACTCGGTGGGCGCGACCAACTTCGCGGGCGGAATGGCGGCGACCCAGCACCTGATCGGCCTCGGGCACCGGCGCATCGGCTTCCTCGAGGGGGTCGCCGACACCCAGGCCTCGGTCGCGCGCAAGCACGGGCACCTCGCCGCCCTCGCCTCCGCCGGCATCCTGCCGGGCGATGACATCGTGCACGACGGCGACTTCACCTACGAGTCGGGCATGCAGGCCGCAGAGGAGCTCCTCGGCCGGCCCGATCGGGTCACCGCGATCTTCGCGGCGAGCGACGCCCAGGCTGCCGGGGTGCTCGAGGCCGCGCGTCGCGCGGGGCTCTCGGTGCCGCGCGATCTCAGCGTCATCGGCTTCGACGACCAGCTCGTCGCCCGCATGACCGCGCCGCAGCTCACGACGATCCGCCAGCCCTCCGAGGCCATGGGGTCGTACGCGGTCGAGATCGCCCAGCGTCTGTTGTTCGGTTCGGCTCCCGCGACGTTCCACACCGACCTCGCGACGGAGCTCGTCGTTCGTGACTCGACGGCCCCGCCGGAAGATCTCGAAAATAACGCTTGA